A section of the Kribbella sp. HUAS MG21 genome encodes:
- a CDS encoding ROK family glucokinase, with protein sequence MGLTIGIDVGGTKIAAGVVDENGVIIARTHRDTPADSTDATAAAICDAAAELIAAHDVQAVGIGAAGFVSSDRSTVLFAPNLAWRDEPLGARVTEQLKVPVVVENDANAAAWGEFAFGAAKDVEHMVCITVGTGIGGGVVIDGQLLRGAHGVAAELGHMRVVPGGHRCGCGSRGCFEQYASGKALVREGRAQAESGSLAAAQMLSVCGITDPAELTGPMITDAAVQGDPCAVELLDELGRWLGEGVASLATIFDPSLVVVGGGVSAAKDLIMKSAVQAFEKVLPAKANRPHAPFTLAELGNDAGLIGAADLARRPAPTL encoded by the coding sequence ATGGGACTGACGATCGGCATCGATGTCGGCGGCACCAAGATCGCCGCCGGCGTGGTCGACGAGAACGGCGTGATCATCGCGCGCACCCACCGCGACACCCCCGCGGACTCGACGGACGCCACCGCGGCGGCGATCTGTGACGCGGCCGCCGAACTGATCGCGGCGCACGACGTGCAGGCGGTCGGGATCGGCGCGGCGGGCTTCGTCTCGTCGGACCGGTCGACGGTGCTGTTCGCGCCGAACCTGGCCTGGCGCGACGAGCCCCTCGGCGCGCGGGTCACCGAGCAGCTGAAGGTCCCGGTCGTGGTCGAGAACGACGCGAATGCGGCGGCCTGGGGCGAGTTCGCGTTCGGCGCCGCGAAGGACGTCGAGCACATGGTGTGCATCACGGTCGGTACCGGGATCGGCGGCGGCGTGGTGATCGACGGGCAGTTGCTGCGCGGAGCTCACGGCGTGGCGGCCGAGCTCGGCCACATGCGCGTCGTACCCGGCGGGCATCGGTGTGGCTGCGGTTCGCGTGGCTGCTTCGAGCAGTACGCCTCGGGCAAGGCGCTGGTCCGGGAGGGCAGGGCGCAGGCCGAGTCGGGTTCGCTGGCGGCCGCGCAGATGCTGAGCGTGTGCGGGATCACCGATCCGGCCGAGCTCACCGGGCCGATGATCACCGACGCGGCGGTCCAGGGGGACCCGTGCGCGGTCGAGCTGCTCGACGAGCTGGGCCGGTGGCTCGGCGAGGGCGTGGCGAGTCTGGCGACGATCTTCGACCCGTCGCTGGTCGTCGTCGGCGGCGGGGTGAGCGCGGCGAAGGACCTGATCATGAAGTCCGCGGTGCAGGCGTTCGAGAAGGTGCTGCCCGCCAAGGCCAATCGCCCGCACGCGCCGTTCACGCTCGCCGAGCTGGGCAACGACGCCGGCCTGATCGGCGCCGCCGACCTGGCCCGCCGCCCCGCGCCGACGCTGTAG
- a CDS encoding ArsA family ATPase: MTRVLLYTGKGGVGKTTSAAGTATLAALRGLRTLVLSTDAAHSLSDAFDSEVGPEPTEIDDLLFVQQIDAQRKFERSWGDIQSYLRSVLHMVGVDPIEAEELTVLPGAEEVLALLEVRDHVRSGRWDVIVVDCAPTAETLRLLALPEALNWYMDRIFNAERKMMRTFRPFLSRGSGLPVPDDTVFDALRRLQSDLSDIRTLLAGPDASVRLVLTPEAVVVAEARRSLTRLSLYGYRVDGVVANRVFPAAGADTWRRQWVAAQRGILEEVADSFRPLPIWESPYRVCEPVGVEELAAFAVEMYGGDDPFARATDDTSLWVDRHIDTDGRTYTLTMPLPLASADELELARHGDELIVTVGSYRRVLPLPAALARGVVAGARLDEGRLQVRFAPKEVARPALPDVPSGTGPLESAQELAQGLTAEYHEQLARREAAIGEGR, encoded by the coding sequence GTGACTCGGGTTCTGCTGTACACGGGTAAGGGCGGCGTAGGGAAGACGACCTCCGCTGCCGGGACGGCCACGCTCGCGGCGCTCCGCGGGCTGCGGACGCTGGTGCTGTCGACGGACGCCGCGCACTCGCTGTCGGACGCGTTCGACTCCGAGGTGGGTCCGGAGCCGACCGAGATCGACGACCTGCTGTTCGTCCAGCAGATCGACGCGCAGCGCAAGTTCGAGCGGTCCTGGGGCGACATCCAGAGCTACCTGCGCTCGGTGCTGCACATGGTCGGGGTGGACCCGATCGAGGCCGAGGAGCTGACCGTGCTGCCGGGCGCCGAGGAGGTGCTCGCGCTGCTCGAGGTCCGCGACCACGTCCGGTCCGGGCGCTGGGACGTGATCGTCGTCGACTGCGCGCCGACCGCGGAGACGCTCCGGCTGCTCGCGCTGCCCGAGGCGCTGAACTGGTACATGGACCGGATCTTCAACGCCGAGCGCAAGATGATGCGGACGTTCCGCCCGTTCCTGAGCCGCGGGTCGGGCCTGCCGGTGCCCGACGACACCGTGTTCGACGCGTTGCGCCGGCTGCAGAGCGACCTCTCGGACATCCGCACGCTGCTGGCCGGGCCGGACGCGTCGGTGCGGCTGGTGCTCACCCCCGAGGCGGTCGTGGTCGCCGAGGCGCGCCGGTCGCTGACCAGGCTCTCGCTGTACGGCTACCGCGTGGACGGCGTCGTGGCGAACCGGGTGTTCCCGGCGGCCGGCGCGGACACCTGGCGGCGGCAGTGGGTCGCGGCACAGCGCGGGATCCTCGAGGAGGTCGCGGACTCGTTCCGGCCGCTGCCGATCTGGGAGTCGCCGTACCGCGTCTGTGAGCCGGTCGGGGTGGAGGAACTGGCCGCGTTCGCGGTCGAGATGTACGGCGGGGACGACCCGTTCGCGCGGGCCACCGACGACACGTCGCTGTGGGTGGACCGGCACATCGACACCGACGGGCGGACGTACACGCTGACGATGCCGTTGCCGCTGGCATCGGCCGACGAGCTGGAGCTGGCGCGGCACGGCGACGAGCTGATCGTCACCGTCGGGTCGTACCGGCGGGTGCTGCCGCTGCCGGCCGCGCTGGCGCGCGGTGTGGTCGCTGGCGCGCGGCTGGACGAGGGCCGGCTGCAAGTGCGGTTCGCGCCCAAGGAGGTCGCGCGGCCGGCGCTGCCCGACGTCCCGAGCGGCACCGGGCCGCTGGAGTCCGCGCAGGAGCTCGCCCAGGGCCTCACGGCGGAGTACCACGAGCAGCTCGCCCGTCGCGAAGCCGCGATCGGGGAAGGCCGTTGA
- a CDS encoding SRPBCC family protein: MAEQTTSTIQVNATPKEIMAVIADFAAYPEWADSMRETEVLSTDEAGRPNKVRFKVDAGAISDEYTLAYVWSRNEVTWTLVEAKMVKGMDGAYVLKDLGAGGTEVTYRLAVDVAIPMIGMLKRKAEKVIIDTALKGLKKRVES; this comes from the coding sequence ATGGCGGAACAGACCACCTCGACCATCCAGGTGAACGCGACCCCCAAAGAGATCATGGCGGTGATCGCGGACTTCGCGGCGTACCCGGAGTGGGCCGACTCGATGCGGGAGACCGAGGTGCTGTCCACCGACGAGGCCGGCCGACCGAACAAGGTGCGGTTCAAGGTCGACGCCGGCGCGATCTCCGACGAGTACACGCTGGCCTACGTCTGGTCCCGCAACGAGGTGACCTGGACGCTGGTCGAGGCGAAGATGGTCAAGGGGATGGACGGCGCGTACGTGCTGAAGGATCTGGGTGCCGGAGGGACCGAGGTGACGTACCGGCTCGCGGTCGACGTGGCGATCCCGATGATCGGGATGCTCAAGCGGAAGGCCGAGAAGGTCATCATCGACACCGCCCTCAAGGGCCTCAAGAAGCGCGTCGAGTCGTAG